A single genomic interval of Plantibacter sp. Leaf314 harbors:
- the rplO gene encoding 50S ribosomal protein L15: protein MAEKNETTEEKAPKAAAKAAPKTAAAKSEPKAKAAPKAAAAKKPATDEPAEKREQVLKVHHLRPAAGAKKARMRVGRGEASKGKTAGRGTKGTKARYNVKVGFEGGQMPLHMRTPKLRGFKNPFRVEYQVVNLEKLAELYPKGGDVTTVDLVAKGAVRKNEKVKVLGNGDISVKLNVAVDKVSGSAEQKIVAAGGSVK, encoded by the coding sequence ATGGCTGAGAAGAACGAAACCACTGAGGAGAAGGCCCCCAAGGCCGCTGCGAAGGCAGCTCCGAAGACGGCCGCTGCGAAGTCCGAGCCGAAGGCGAAGGCGGCCCCCAAGGCTGCTGCTGCCAAGAAGCCCGCGACGGACGAGCCCGCCGAGAAGCGCGAGCAGGTCCTGAAGGTCCACCACCTCCGTCCCGCCGCCGGTGCCAAGAAGGCCCGGATGCGCGTCGGTCGCGGTGAGGCGTCCAAGGGTAAGACCGCTGGTCGCGGTACCAAGGGTACGAAGGCCCGCTACAACGTCAAGGTCGGCTTCGAGGGTGGGCAGATGCCGCTGCACATGCGCACCCCGAAGCTCCGTGGCTTCAAGAACCCCTTCCGTGTCGAGTACCAGGTCGTGAACCTGGAGAAGCTCGCCGAGCTGTACCCCAAGGGTGGCGACGTCACCACGGTCGACCTCGTCGCCAAGGGTGCCGTCCGGAAGAACGAGAAGGTCAAGGTTCTCGGAAACGGTGACATCTCGGTTAAGCTGAATGTCGCGGTCGACAAGGTCTCCGGCTCAGCTGAGCAGAAGATCGTGGCAGCCGGGGGCAGCGTCAAGTAG
- the rpmD gene encoding 50S ribosomal protein L30 encodes MAQLRITQIKGRISEKQNQRDTLRSLGLRRIGAVVVRPDNAQNRGYVNTVAHLVQVEEID; translated from the coding sequence ATGGCCCAGCTGAGGATCACCCAGATCAAGGGCAGAATTAGTGAGAAGCAGAACCAGCGCGACACGCTTCGCAGCCTGGGTCTCCGTCGCATCGGTGCTGTCGTCGTCCGTCCGGACAACGCACAGAACCGCGGCTACGTGAACACTGTTGCTCACCTCGTACAGGTTGAGGAGATCGACTAA
- the rpsE gene encoding 30S ribosomal protein S5 — protein MSEDNKQLQEPVATVAEAPVETAASTAPTGDREPREARRGGRERNPNRDRGSRDSDKSQFLERVVTINRVSKVVKGGRRFSFTALVVVGDGNGMVGVGYGKAREVPLAIAKGVEEAKKNFFRVPRVGSTIPHPTQGEAAAGVVLLRPAAAGTGVIAGGPVRAVLECAGIHDVLSKSLGSSNTINIVHATVTALKQLEEPRAVAARRGLEFDQVAPARLLRAEAEAVQAAAAAKVGA, from the coding sequence GTGAGCGAAGACAACAAGCAGCTGCAAGAGCCTGTCGCAACCGTGGCCGAGGCCCCGGTCGAGACCGCGGCGTCGACGGCACCGACCGGTGACCGCGAGCCCCGCGAGGCGCGTCGCGGAGGCCGTGAGCGCAACCCGAACCGCGACCGCGGAAGCCGCGACAGCGACAAGAGCCAGTTCCTGGAGCGCGTCGTGACCATCAACCGTGTCTCGAAGGTCGTGAAGGGTGGTCGCCGCTTCAGCTTCACCGCCCTCGTGGTCGTCGGTGACGGCAACGGCATGGTCGGCGTCGGCTACGGTAAGGCCCGCGAAGTGCCCCTCGCGATCGCGAAGGGCGTCGAGGAGGCGAAGAAGAACTTCTTCCGCGTCCCGCGCGTCGGTTCGACCATCCCGCACCCCACCCAGGGTGAGGCGGCAGCCGGTGTGGTGCTCCTGCGCCCCGCCGCCGCCGGTACCGGTGTCATCGCCGGTGGTCCGGTCCGCGCCGTCCTCGAGTGCGCCGGTATCCACGACGTCCTGAGCAAGTCGCTCGGTTCGTCCAACACGATCAACATCGTCCACGCGACCGTCACGGCGCTGAAGCAGCTCGAGGAACCTCGTGCCGTTGCAGCTCGTCGTGGTCTCGAGTTCGACCAGGTCGCTCCGGCCCGTCTGCTCCGCGCAGAGGCAGAGGCCGTTCAGGCGGCCGCTGCTGCGAAGGTAGGTGCCTGA
- the rplR gene encoding 50S ribosomal protein L18, producing MARPTKTAARGRRHARLRKKVEGTAVRPRLVVNRSARHVFVQVVDDTKGHTLVSASTMEDTLRTFDGDKTAKSRKVGELIAERAKAAGIEDVVFDRGGNRYAGRVAAIADGAREGGLNL from the coding sequence ATGGCTCGTCCAACGAAGACTGCCGCACGTGGCCGTCGCCACGCGCGTCTGCGCAAGAAGGTCGAGGGCACCGCGGTCCGTCCGCGCCTCGTCGTCAACCGTTCAGCCCGTCACGTGTTCGTGCAGGTTGTCGATGACACGAAGGGTCACACCCTCGTCTCCGCCTCGACCATGGAGGACACCCTCCGGACGTTCGACGGCGACAAGACCGCCAAGTCGCGCAAGGTCGGCGAACTCATCGCCGAGCGTGCGAAGGCAGCCGGCATCGAAGATGTCGTATTTGACCGTGGAGGCAACCGCTACGCAGGTCGCGTGGCAGCAATTGCCGATGGTGCTCGAGAGGGCGGATTGAACCTGTGA
- the rplF gene encoding 50S ribosomal protein L6 produces the protein MSRIGRLPIDIPAGVTIDVAGQNVTVKGPKGELSLVVASPIEVKLEDAQLLVTRPDDERNSRSLHGLTRTLIANQIIGVTQGYSKGLEVVGTGYRVAQKGSAVEFALGFSHPVTVEPPVGITLTVEGNNKLTVAGIDKQAVGEVAANIRKIRKPEPYKGKGVRYAGEIVRRKAGKAGK, from the coding sequence ATGTCTCGTATTGGAAGACTCCCCATCGACATCCCGGCAGGCGTCACCATCGACGTCGCCGGCCAGAACGTCACCGTCAAGGGCCCGAAGGGTGAGCTCTCGCTCGTCGTCGCCAGCCCCATCGAGGTCAAGCTCGAAGACGCACAGCTGCTGGTCACGCGTCCTGACGACGAGCGCAACTCGCGTTCGCTCCACGGCCTGACCCGCACGCTCATCGCGAACCAGATCATCGGCGTCACCCAGGGCTACTCCAAGGGCCTCGAGGTCGTCGGTACCGGTTACCGCGTCGCACAGAAGGGCAGCGCCGTCGAGTTCGCGCTCGGCTTCTCGCACCCCGTCACCGTCGAGCCGCCGGTCGGCATCACGCTGACCGTCGAGGGCAACAACAAGCTCACGGTCGCCGGTATCGACAAGCAGGCCGTCGGCGAGGTCGCCGCCAACATCCGTAAGATCCGCAAGCCCGAGCCGTACAAGGGCAAGGGCGTGCGCTACGCCGGCGAGATCGTGCGTCGCAAGGCCGGAAAGGCTGGTAAGTAA
- the rpsH gene encoding 30S ribosomal protein S8 has translation MTMTDPVADMLTRLRNANSAHHDTVSMPHSKLKVNIAEILKSEGYISGWEVADAAVGQTLSLSLKFGPNRERSIAGIKRVSKPGLRVYAKSNEIPKVLGGLGVVILSTSSGLLTDRQAEKKGVGGEILAYVW, from the coding sequence ATGACCATGACAGATCCGGTCGCAGACATGCTGACCAGACTGCGCAATGCGAACTCGGCGCACCACGACACCGTGTCGATGCCGCACTCCAAGCTCAAGGTGAACATCGCCGAGATCCTCAAGTCCGAGGGCTACATCTCCGGCTGGGAGGTCGCTGACGCGGCCGTCGGACAGACGCTCTCGCTGAGCCTCAAGTTCGGCCCGAACCGCGAGCGCTCCATCGCCGGCATCAAGCGCGTCTCGAAGCCCGGCCTCCGCGTCTACGCGAAGTCGAACGAGATCCCCAAGGTCCTCGGCGGCCTCGGCGTCGTCATCCTGTCCACCTCCAGCGGACTCCTCACGGACCGCCAGGCCGAGAAGAAGGGCGTGGGTGGGGAAATCCTCGCCTACGTGTGGTAG